The genomic window CCTACGGCGAGGGCCTGGCGCAGCGGCTGCGCGAGGCGGCGGGCCGGATCGACGCGTTCATCGACACCCACGGCGACGGTTATGTGAAGCTCGCCGTCGAGCTGGGCGTGGCGGTGGACCGGATCGACACCATCATCGACTTCGCCGCCGCCGCGGAGTACGGGGTGAAGGCCGAGGGCAACGCGCAGGCCAGCAGCGCCGAGGTCGTCGGCGAGCTGGCGGCGCTGGTCGCGGACGGCGCGCTGGAGGTGCCCATCGCCGCGGAGTTCCCGCTGGCGGAGGTCCGGGCCGCGTACACGCAGTTGGAGGAGGGACACACCCGGGGCAAGATCGTCCTGATCCCCTGACCGGCGCCGCCCTCGGGGCAGCACCCGTCAGGCACCGTCCGGCAGGGTGAACCGGTAGCCGGCCTCGACGAGTTGGGGCAGGTAGACGCGGAGCGCGTCGACGGTCTGGGAGCGGTCGCCGTCGCTGCCGGGGGCGGTGATCAGCCCGTCGGTGAGGGCGCCGTCGTGGTTGAGCACGATGGATCCGGTCCTGATGTCGGTGAGCACGCGCTGGACGATGGTGCCGGCCCCGGGGTTCGACCAGTCCTCGGGGTCCACGTCCCAGCAGACCGAGCGCAGCCCCATCTCGGCGCAGACCGCGTAGGAGTTGCGGGTGAAGTGCCCGCCGGGCGCACGGAACAGCACGGGCCGCTCGCCGCAGGTGTCCGCGATGATGTCGCTGGTGCGCTGCAGTTCCCGGCGGACCCCGGCCTTGGACAGCGTGCCGAGGTCGGGGTGGGACCAACTGTGGTTGCCGATCCGGTGGCCCGCGGCCACCACGTCGCGCACGGTGTCGGGGTACCTGCGGACGTTCATGCCGATCATGAAGAACGTCGCGGTGACCCCGTACTTGTGCAGGATCTCCAGGACCCGTGGTGTGTCGATCGGGTTGGGCCCGTCGTCGAAGGTCAGGGCCACCGTCTTCGGGCCGGCGTGCACCATGGTGTCCGCCTCCCCGGCAGCGCCGGCCGGGTCGGCGGGCGGCACGGTGCCGGCCGCGCTCGGCGTGGGAGCGGGCGCGGGGCTCGCACTCGTGGCCGCCGCGCTCGGGCTCGCCTCGCTCGGCTCGGCGGAGCCGGACGGATCGTCCGAGGCGTCGCCGGTCGCCGAGGCGAGGGGGGCGGGCGCCCGGGACGCCCTGACGCCGGCCCGGCCGCACGCGCACAGCAGCGTCGCGCAGCCGAAGGTGAGCACCAGACGGCGAGGTGTGATGATCTGATCAATATTCATGTCGCTCTGACCTCCAGCGATGCGAATCCCCCTGCCACAGGCCGTCCGGGGGCTCGACGACGCCTGGACGGACGGCCCTTTCCCGGATCCCTGCCGATCCGAGCTCCCCCTTGACCCGGACAGCTGACCCGGGAACGCTCAGTGCCCGACCGGGCCCCGGCACCAGACCATCGGACGCGACCAGACGCTCCGGTTCCAGCCGCTCTGGCACTGACCGCCCCACAGGGCGCGCCCGTCCTGCCCGGGCGAGGAGACCGGGGTGCGGCCGACCGGCGGGCCGAGCGGGCCGCCGCAGGAGACCTGCGCGACGCCGAGGCCGGCGCAGTGCGACGGGCGCCAGTCGGGGGCGGGCCGCGGCCTGGGCCGGGTGAGCAGGTGCGAGAAGTCGGCCGGCTGCTGGGGGGTGCCGCTGCAGGTGGTGGCGAGCAGGCCGTCGGTCGAGCAGGCCTGGTCGCGGCCCACCGACCAGAAGGCGAGCAACTGGATGCCCTTGTCGTTGGCGTAGTTCACCAGGACCCGGGCGTCCTCGGTGGAGAAGACCTCGTTGGTGGCGTCGTTCACGCCGATCATCGGGGTGTTGCCCTGCATCCCCCACAGTTCGGCCGAGCTCTTCTCCGGCCAGATCTTCACCATCTGCTCGTAGAGCCCGTCGGCGGCGGTGGTGGCGACCCGGCCCATGTTCAGGTCGGGGCCGTAGTCCATGGTCATGATGTTGACCACGGAGATGGTCACGCCCTGCTTCTTGGCGTTCTGCAGCAGGCGCACCGACTCGGGTGACAGCCCGTCCGGGTTGACCGGGAGCGTGTAGTGCACGCTCAGGGTGCGGCCGACAGCGGCGTACTCCCGCTGCAGGTCGGCCAGGGCGTGATTGCGGAGGTCGACCGAGGCGGTGTCGCTCAGCGCGGCGCCCTCGATGTCGAAGTCGACCATGGTCAGGTTGAGCGCGTCGATGACCCGCCGGTAGGCGGCCTTGAGGCTGTCCACCGAGTCGCAGACCCGGGCGAGTTCGGTGCCGGCACCACCGCCGAAGGAGGTGATGACGTCGCCGCCACCGGCGCGCAGCCGGTTCACGGCAGCCTGCCAGCCCTCGTTGGTCACGGACGTGGTGCCGTCGAAGGCACCGTTGCAGCCGCCGTCGCTGATCACGAAGGCGAGGGTGAAGTACTGCAGCCCGGTGGCCTGTTGAGCCTCGGTCAGCGAACTGCCGGGGCGCCAGGTCTCGATGTAGGGGGCGGTGTAGCGGGGCGGGAACCCCGGCCCGGGCTGGGTGGCGGCGGATCCGGATAACGGGGTGGCCAGCACGATTCCGGCGGCCAGTGCTAACGGCGCGAGGGCCGAAGCCAGACGGGGAGGGCGGCGCATGGGATTTCCTCATGGTCGGACCGGCCGGGGCATCCGGGGGCCCCGGGGGGCCGGTCGGTGTGCCACGGTCGGCGGGTGACGCCCCTTCAGGGGATCGTCAGTACGTTCATCATTAAAATGAAGAACCGTCCGGAGCACCGTACGTATGCCTCCCGCCCCCGCGCCTCACGAATCGCCGGGCGGTGCCACCAGTTCGCTCGATCGGCCCACGCCGGCGCCGACGGGACGGGCGCCGTCCGGGTGGCGGGAAGCGGCGGGGGCGCGGGTGAGCGCGACCGCGCCGACCACCAGCAGGCCGCCCACGACGGTGTTCCAGTGCACCGGTTCGGCGAGCAGCAGGGTGCCCAGCGCGGTGGACCACAGCGGGATGACGTAGGTGACGGTGGCCGCGACCGTGGTGCCCGCCGTGCGGACCAGGGTCAGGTTGAGGATGTAGGCGACCCCCGTGCCCAGGGCGCCGAGCACCAGCAGGCAGAGCGCCGCACCCGCCCCCGGCCAGTGCGGGGCACCGGCCGCCGCGGGCGTCACCAGGGCC from Kitasatospora sp. NBC_01250 includes these protein-coding regions:
- a CDS encoding chitinase; this translates as MRRPPRLASALAPLALAAGIVLATPLSGSAATQPGPGFPPRYTAPYIETWRPGSSLTEAQQATGLQYFTLAFVISDGGCNGAFDGTTSVTNEGWQAAVNRLRAGGGDVITSFGGGAGTELARVCDSVDSLKAAYRRVIDALNLTMVDFDIEGAALSDTASVDLRNHALADLQREYAAVGRTLSVHYTLPVNPDGLSPESVRLLQNAKKQGVTISVVNIMTMDYGPDLNMGRVATTAADGLYEQMVKIWPEKSSAELWGMQGNTPMIGVNDATNEVFSTEDARVLVNYANDKGIQLLAFWSVGRDQACSTDGLLATTCSGTPQQPADFSHLLTRPRPRPAPDWRPSHCAGLGVAQVSCGGPLGPPVGRTPVSSPGQDGRALWGGQCQSGWNRSVWSRPMVWCRGPVGH
- a CDS encoding polysaccharide deacetylase family protein, translated to MNIDQIITPRRLVLTFGCATLLCACGRAGVRASRAPAPLASATGDASDDPSGSAEPSEASPSAAATSASPAPAPTPSAAGTVPPADPAGAAGEADTMVHAGPKTVALTFDDGPNPIDTPRVLEILHKYGVTATFFMIGMNVRRYPDTVRDVVAAGHRIGNHSWSHPDLGTLSKAGVRRELQRTSDIIADTCGERPVLFRAPGGHFTRNSYAVCAEMGLRSVCWDVDPEDWSNPGAGTIVQRVLTDIRTGSIVLNHDGALTDGLITAPGSDGDRSQTVDALRVYLPQLVEAGYRFTLPDGA